A window of Chryseobacterium sp. IHB B 17019 genomic DNA:
TTAAAAATGATATATTGATTTTTTTATTTTCTTGCCAGATATTATTTTATAGTCTTGCTAGTAACGGCTATGTTATTGCAACAGTAATTCTTTACTTAGCCTACTGTTATGTTTTTATAATCCGAGTTTCATCAGCACGGCTTAGCATTATTGAAAACATTCGTGTGTTGTATAAATAAAGCGAAGATAGAACCACGGCTCAGTAATATTAAAGAAAAAATATTATTTTCACTTAAAAATAATGTATAAAATTAACGCGCATCAAGGATGAAAAATTTCATTAGGAGAATCTCGATCATTTCTTATTTATTAATTATTTTGGCAGGATGGATGAGTGGAATTCCTCTTATAATATATTTAATTTTTACAGTCTTTGATTTCGGAAATATTGACCAATTATTTGCAATATTTGGATGTACAGGAATTATTTTAAATCTGACTAAATGGAAAACAAACATAATTGTAACTATCCTAAGCTTCATACTTATGTTATCACCAGTCATTAGCAGGTTGATACAAGTTCCAATTGGAATGTTCAATTATTTAGCATTTCAAATTCCTCTGACAATTTTTATAATAACTTATTTAATATATATCATACTTAATGTAAGAGAGAAAACTCCTGGGAAGGACTTACAATAAATGGATAAAAGCAAACAAGACTATTTTGATGTTCTTTATTTTGCCATTTGCCCATAATCAGAGTTTACTGCCCCAGATATACAAAAATATAAGCGGATAAATATTTGGGCTGTAAATTTAATGCGGTTCCGGAACCTCCTGTAGAGATTGAGAACGTATGGGTATGAGCTCCGGCACTGGTTGTATTTAATGTAGTGAACCCATCATCTACTACGGTTTGTGTTGTGCTGCCCTCTGTGCTGTTTAGTGCACCATTTGCCCTGTCGTTATAGGTGTGGCTATGTGCTCCGGTAGTCTGTGTTACGATATTGGTGTAAGTAACGTTGGGAAGATTTGCTTGTGTAAGTGTAACAGAGGTGTTACCCGCTGTAGTGCCCAAGGTTTCCGTTCCTGATTTTGCTTTTAGAAAACGGTCGGTGCTGTTGGGAAGAGTAGTTGTAAACCCAACGGCAGCAGCATTGTTTCGCGCTGTAGATGAAAGTGTGGAAACTGCTCTGCCATTTAAAAGGTACCATCCGTCATGATCGTCCGGAGTGCTGCTGTATTTAATATCGCCTACAGTCGGTGCCTGAACTTCCATGCGGTTCCACGAGACTCCGTCATTATAATAAATTCCCGGACTTACACTTGTGAGATTGTTTACTGTTGAAGTATTTGTATTATAAACGGTAATTCCGGCAAGATGATTGGGGAATGGGCTGGGATTATCCGTTGCGGTTAATGATACTTTCGGCATCAGGAGACCCTTGTTTGGGTTTTCCGAATAAAGTTGCAAAATCGCATTATTGCTGGGAGTAGGATTTGCGGGTACTCCGCTTGTTATCATGACCTGTGCTTTGCAAACGAAGCAGATCGGAAGCAGGCCTAATATAGATATGAATTTTTTCATTTTTGGTAAGTGTTAATTTCCTAAATAGATAAAGTATTGAACTACCAGATGTTTGGGATAGCGTACAACAGGTGTATTGCTTCCTCCGCTGGCTACAGAAATAGTGTGGCTGTGATTTCCTGCTGCTTCCGTAGTTCTCGTTTCGGTATTGATAAACCGCACGGCAGCTAAGCCTCCGGCTGTGTAATTCCAATAGGTGGCACCTCTCTGTGTATAGGAGTGTACATGCGCTCCGCTTGAGCTGGTGTTTCCTGTAAAAGTAAGATTTGGAAGATTGGCACGAAGTATAGAATAAGAGTTTGAGCCTCCTAGCAGCTAAGGTCTCGGCATTATTCTTTCCCTTTATCATTCTGTCACCGGAATCCGGCAAAGCGGTTGTGAAACCTAGATTGACAGCAATGGCCTGTGCATTTACTGGTAACGCTGAAATGTTTCTTCCATTTAGCAAATACCATCCGTCATGATCGGCTGTGGATACGCTTGACTTTATATCTCCGGGTTTTGGAAGATCACCGCTGAAAGACATTAAAACCCATTTTGTACCGTCATTATAATATAATCCGGTATCACTTTGTTAGGTGGTGCTCCGGCTGCTGCTGTATTATAAACCCACATACCTTCCACATGGTTTGTGAAGGGGGAGGGTGAGGTGGTAGAGGTAAGGGCAGAGGTATTCATCAGAAATCCCTTATTATTGCTGTTGAGTTCTAAAATTGCAGAATTGGAAGGGTTGGAAGTTCCTATGCCGACTTGGGAGCTTATCATTATAAAAAATAACGTCCCTATCCATGTGTAAAAATATTTTGATTTCATTAGTTCCCTAGATAGATAAATACATTGGTAATAATATTCCCGGGCTCAAGAGGAACAGGCTGGCTGCTTCCGCCCAGAGAAAAGCTGAGTGTATGGTTATGGCTTCCCGAGCTCAAGACGTTACTTGCCAGTTGATTGTTGGCCGCAATTGGGTTATTGGTACCACCGGTCGCATTGATTGTTGTTGCAGGATTACGTATAGTTATGAGTATGATTACCTGTAACATTAGTAGTTCCTGTAAAAGTTACATTAGGCAGATTAGCTTGTGTTAACACAAAAGACTCTGCCCCGGCTGCTGTTGATAAAGTATCTGTTCCGCTGGTGTTTTTCAGAAAGCGATCCGCGGCATCAGGCAGATTGGCCGTAAATCCCAGGGCGACCGCTTTTGTTCTGGGATTTTCAGCTAAAGTGGTTACTGCCCTTCCGTTGAGAAGGTACCATCCATTGTGATCCGCCCCTTGAAAACTGTTTTTAATGTCACCTGTTTTCGGGCCTTTTGCTGTAAGTCTTATCCACGCAGTTCCGTCGTTATACTAGAGCCCGAGAACTACATTGAAGGGAGATGTACCTGCTGTTGCAGTATTAAAAACAATGATGCCGGCGGTATGAGAAGACAGCGGACCGGGGCAAATTGGTTGCCTGTAGGGCAATTCTTGTTAACAGAAACCCTTTGTCATTCGCTGCACTTTCTAAATGTAAAACAGCTTCGGGATGTATGGCCCCTGATGAATTGGATATTTTTACCTGCGCGGTAACTGTATTGAAGCTGAAAGGAAGTAGCAGCAATACTAAGCTACTCCTATTGTTAAGGCGTATTTTTTTCATGAAGTTTTTTTTTGAATAGCTTATTGTAGTTAAAATCTTATTGATATTGCTCCACTGGCAGACGACAAGTTTAATTAAAAGCCTGCATACTGCCATACTCCTGTATTTTGAGTCTGCCAGTGAACATATCATGAACGTTTTTTAAATAAAATGGAACGATCTTTTTTTCATGTTTAGTTTTATGTTCTTAGAATCTTTGCTATGATTATTTTTAACTATTTTCTTTTTTATAGTAAATTTTATAATGCAAAGTGATGGCTTTGTAGGATAAAATTAATTAATCATATTGTAGATATTTATCGATTATGCGGTAGATTTTTATCTATGATTCATGTAGGATATCGGCCGAACTTTGCTTTTATACCTTACTCCGCTTCTCCGGTTTATAGCACTCCAAAAGCAAGAGTTCATGCTTATCCCCAGGCTCTCCACCTGCAATTGGACAAAACCTGTGTCAAGGTAATTGAACTGATGCCTCAAGGGATGAATACCAATCTCCAGAATGATTGGTGCTGCCACCTGTCACAGCCAAATGATGGAGGTAAACAAACTGACAAATATAGTTATCACTTCTGAACGACAAGGCTAAGATCAAATCATTCCTGATAAATGTGGTGAAATTTCTGATCCACTTAACAAATTAATGAAATTAAGGCACCAAAAAACACGACAAGTTTTGGCGTTTTGCTGAAATATCTTTGTGATAAGATAATAGGAAAGGGTTAAGAAATAAAGGTGATAATATTCACATTAAGTTTTTGTAATAATTCTTTCTAACGTGATGTAAAAGAAATACTTTTGCAGTGATTTTTTATAGTAAACTATTAACCATATAAACACCAGAATGAAAAAATTCTACTCCAGTGCATTTTTCTTATGCACATTCCTGAGTCTAAGTGCTCAGGAAGTTCTTTGGCAGAAAGATATCAAATCTTCGACACAGGATTTTCTAAGCCAGGTTACTACAACCATTGATCAGCAGTACCTGATCTCAGGAAGTTCCATACAATCAAAAAAACTTTCTACAGAAAACAAGCAGAACAACGGCTACGATTTCCATGTGGTTAAATTAAACCAGCAGGGAGAAGAAGTCTGGGAAAAATTCTTTTCGGGACAAAACCATGATTTTTTGTCAGCAACAGTCAATACTCAGGAAGGAGGATTTCTTTTAGCAGGAACTTCTTATTCAGGAAAAGGACTGGATAAAAAGGATGAGTCCAAAGGAGGTTCGGATTTCTGGCTTATAAGATTAAATGAATTCGGTGATGAATTATGGCAGAAAACCATTGGCTCAGCCTCGGACGAAGAAGCAAGAGCTGTAATTCAGACGACTGATTTCGGATTCTTTGTGGCAGGTAATGTTCAGAATTCGGCTAAAGGTTACGGCTCCAAAGATGTTTTGATTGTAAAACTGGATAAAAACGGAGGCATAGCCTCTCAAATTATATTAGGTGGAAAAGGACTTGATGAAGTAGAGAAAATGATCCCTACCAAAGATGGCGGGGCTTTATTGGGAGTGTATTCACGCAGTGGAAAAGCTGCAACCAACAACCTTTCATCTGCAACCTCAAAACAAACTGAAAACTTCGGTGAAGGAGATTACTGGATTATTAAGCTTAATAAAGACGGAAAGGTAGAATGGGAAAAGAACTATGGAGGAAAAGGTGATGATCATCTAAGAACACTCGCTTTAACATCAACTGGCTTTTTAATTGGAGGAGAATCAAGATCGGAAAGGTCAGGCAATAAATCTGTAGGAATAGAAGAAGGCACAGATTTATGGCTGATTTCTCTTAATGGAAGAGGAGAAGAAATCTGGCAGAAATCTTATAATTTCAAGAACAGGGATGTTCTGATGGGAATGAGTATTATTACAAAGAGCCAGGATACAAGAACCAGGAATCAAGATATTACCACAGGAATATTGCTTGGCGGTTACACCCAGGCAGAGGGAAGAATTGAGAATGAAGATGAAACGTTTTGGATGCTCTATGTAGACCAGAATGGAAATAAGCAGTGGAGAAAGCATGTGAAGGGAGAATCCAGAAAAAAGGAGGAAAGGTTATCTGATATTAAATTAAACAGAGATGGTTCCATTATTCTGGCAGGAACCAGTGCAGAAGAGCTTGGGAAAGAAAACTGGAAGATTGTAAAGCTGGGAGATAAGCAGATTGATCAGTTAATAGAAAAACAAGATATTAAGATTTATCCGAATCCTGTATCGGATTATACGTATGTTGAAATTGGTTTTGATTTTAAAGAAGCTGATATTTTGTTGTATGATATGTCTGGAAGACAGTTGCAAAGTTTGAAAACCAAGAACAAGGTAACGAAGATCAATACCCAGCCTTTAATCCAGGGAGTTTATCTGATTACTATAAAAACTGATACGAATAAAACTGCTAACGCGAAACTGATTAAGAAATAACCAAGATGAAGAAATATATATTACTAATTTTTACAGTATTCTATGTGCTGGTGAATGCACAGGGAAATATAGGTAATCCAATTGCAGGTGAGATAAAGCCAGTTTCACTGCCATTAACTCCTGAAGGTTACTCACTTTTAAAATTTGATATCAATCCGGTTGATTTGAATACAGGAATTCCTGATATATCAGAAAATCTCTATTCTGTGAATGT
This region includes:
- a CDS encoding T9SS type A sorting domain-containing protein, translating into MKKFYSSAFFLCTFLSLSAQEVLWQKDIKSSTQDFLSQVTTTIDQQYLISGSSIQSKKLSTENKQNNGYDFHVVKLNQQGEEVWEKFFSGQNHDFLSATVNTQEGGFLLAGTSYSGKGLDKKDESKGGSDFWLIRLNEFGDELWQKTIGSASDEEARAVIQTTDFGFFVAGNVQNSAKGYGSKDVLIVKLDKNGGIASQIILGGKGLDEVEKMIPTKDGGALLGVYSRSGKAATNNLSSATSKQTENFGEGDYWIIKLNKDGKVEWEKNYGGKGDDHLRTLALTSTGFLIGGESRSERSGNKSVGIEEGTDLWLISLNGRGEEIWQKSYNFKNRDVLMGMSIITKSQDTRTRNQDITTGILLGGYTQAEGRIENEDETFWMLYVDQNGNKQWRKHVKGESRKKEERLSDIKLNRDGSIILAGTSAEELGKENWKIVKLGDKQIDQLIEKQDIKIYPNPVSDYTYVEIGFDFKEADILLYDMSGRQLQSLKTKNKVTKINTQPLIQGVYLITIKTDTNKTANAKLIKK